One genomic segment of Mytilus galloprovincialis chromosome 5, xbMytGall1.hap1.1, whole genome shotgun sequence includes these proteins:
- the LOC143074680 gene encoding uncharacterized protein LOC143074680 translates to MSVANDKMSIYHRGLETNIDSNSSDYYRRFQNTENMDFNEQMSQRQTFWEKNRNLLFLVAGLVVGCFVTVIISYAFFSLGQNKGHGNCQPYDVTSGAQTENQTSVIADSGTKENSGLKKIFVACTGNRQSVLDAWRNSSMGGDISNIKDSCTNRHLRSTLIDNWNGSLIDKVKVELFRNEQLAVEMFFDGRGSTSSNWFTRKRLRSNSFNDLTQMSTFNFFSMNGDQTVDRHFFINRNYGGCANDKGWMVVIDKADANYRPCKFDKLHGKAYPYILYGPDQQIAHYDYGLYAVADMMVISISTLG, encoded by the exons ATGTCAGTGGCTAATGACAAAATGTCAATTTACCATAGAGGTCTGGAGACCAACATCGATAGCAACTCGTCTGACTATTACAGGAGATTTCAAAATACGGAAAATATGGACTTTAATGAGCAAATGAGTCAACGTCAAacattttgggaaaaaaatagaaatttactTTTTCTCGTTGCTGGATTGGTGGTAGGATGTTTTGTGACTGTGATCATAAGTTATGCTTTCTTTTCTCTTGGGCAGAATAAGGGACATGGAAATTGCCAGCCGTATG ATGTGACATCTGGTGCCCAAACGGAAAACCAAACATCGGTGATAGCAGACAGTGGGACAAAGGAGAACAGTG gtttaaaaaaaatattcgtgGCATGTACTGGAAATAGACAATCAGTATTGGACGCTTGGAGAAATTCATCCATGGGAGGGGACATCAGCAACATTAAAGACTCGTGTACCAATCGACACCTCAGGAGTACATTGATTGACAACTGGAATGGATCACTCATTGATAAG GTGAAAGTTGAGCTATTCAGAAATGAACAATTAGCTGTAGAGATGTTTTTTGATGGTCGAGGTTCAACAAGTTCCAATTGGTTCACCCGGAAACGACTACGTTCTAATTCTTTTAACGATCTGACGCAAATGTCTACCTTCAACTTTTTCTCAATGAATGG TGATCAAACAGTGGACCGCCATTTTTTCATCAATCGAAACTACGGAGGCTGTGCAAACGATAAAGGATGGATGGTAGTGATTGACAAGGCTGATGCAAATTACCGACCCTGCAAGTTTGATAAGTTACATGGAAAGGCCTATCCATATATACTGTATGGCC